Proteins from one Desmodus rotundus isolate HL8 chromosome 9, HLdesRot8A.1, whole genome shotgun sequence genomic window:
- the SLC25A39 gene encoding mitochondrial glutathione transporter SLC25A39 isoform X3, producing the protein MADQHPGGISPLQQMVASGAGAVVTSLFNPLSPAVTPLDVVKVRLQSQRPSVASELTPPTRFWSLSYTKWKCLLYCNGVLEPLYLCPNGAPCATWFQDPTRFTGTMDAFVKIVRHEGTRTLWSGLPATLVMTVPATAIYFTAYDQLKAFLCSRALTSDFYAPMVAGALARLGTVTVISPLELVRTKLQAQHVSYRELGACVRAAMAQGGWRSLWLGWGPTALRDVPFSALYWFNYELMKSWLSGLRPKDQTSVGISFVAGGISGTVAAILTLPFDVAKTQRQVALGAVEAVRVSPPRADSTWLLLRRIRAESGTRGLFAGFLPRIIKAAPSCAIMISTYELGKSFFQRLNLEQPLGP; encoded by the exons ATGGCTGATCAGCATCCTGGGGGCATTAGCCCCCTCCAACAAATGGTGGCCTCGGGCGCTGGGGCTGTGGTCACCTCTCTCTTCA ACCCGCTCTCTCCCGCAGTGACCCCGCTGGACGTGGTGAAGGTTCGTCTGCAGTCTCAACGCCCCTCAGTGGCCAGCG AGCTGACGCCTCCCACCAGATTCTGGAGCCTCTCTTATACCAAAT GGAAGTGCCTCCTGTACTGCAATGGAGTGCTGGAGCCCCTGTATTTGTGCCCAAATGGCGCCCCCTGTGCCACCTGGTTTCAGGACCCCACCCGCTTCACTGGCACCATG GACGCCTTTGTGAAGATTGTGAGACACGAGGGCACCAGGACCCTGTGGAGCGGCCTCCCCGCCACCCT GGTGATGACTGTGCCAGCCACCGCCATCTACTTCACTGCCTACGACCAACTCAAGGCCTTCCTGTGTAGTCGAGCCCTCACCTCTGACTTCTATGCGCCCATGgtggctggggccctggcccgct TGGGCACCGTGACTGTGATCAGCCCCTTGGAGCTGGTACGGACGAAGCTACAGGCTCAGCATGTGTCATACCGGGAGTTGGGTGCCTGTGTCCGAGCTGCCATGGCTCAGGGTGGCTGGCGCTCActgtggctgggctggggccccaCCGCTCTTCGGGATGTGCCCTTTTCGG CCTTGTATTGGTTCAACTATGAGCTGATGAAGAGCTGGCTGAGTGGGCTCAGGCCAAAGGACCAGACGTCAGTGGGCATCAGCTTTGTGGCTGGCGGTATCTCAGGGACG gtgGCGGCCATCCTGACTCTACCCTTCGATGTGGCGAAGACTCAACGCCAGGTTGCGCTGGGAGCGGTGGAGGCAGTGAGAG TGTCGCCCCCACGCGCTGACTCCACCTGGCTGCTGCTGCGGAGGATCCGGGCTGAGTCTGGCACCAGGGGACTTTTCGCAG GCTTCCTCCCGAGGATCATCAAGGCCGCCCCGTCCTGTGCCATCATGATCAGCACCTACGAGCTGGGCAAAAGCTTCTTTCAGAGGCTCAACCTGGAGCAGCCTCTGGGCCCGTGA
- the SLC25A39 gene encoding mitochondrial glutathione transporter SLC25A39 isoform X4 → MADQHPGGISPLQQMVASGAGAVVTSLFMTPLDVVKVRLQSQRPSVASELTPPTRFWSLSYTKWKCLLYCNGVLEPLYLCPNGAPCATWFQDPTRFTGTMDAFVKIVRHEGTRTLWSGLPATLVMTVPATAIYFTAYDQLKAFLCSRALTSDFYAPMVAGALARLGTVTVISPLELVRTKLQAQHVSYRELGACVRAAMAQGGWRSLWLGWGPTALRDVPFSALYWFNYELMKSWLSGLRPKDQTSVGISFVAGGISGTVAAILTLPFDVAKTQRQVALGAVEAVRVSPPRADSTWLLLRRIRAESGTRGLFAGFLPRIIKAAPSCAIMISTYELGKSFFQRLNLEQPLGP, encoded by the exons ATGGCTGATCAGCATCCTGGGGGCATTAGCCCCCTCCAACAAATGGTGGCCTCGGGCGCTGGGGCTGTGGTCACCTCTCTCTTCA TGACCCCGCTGGACGTGGTGAAGGTTCGTCTGCAGTCTCAACGCCCCTCAGTGGCCAGCG AGCTGACGCCTCCCACCAGATTCTGGAGCCTCTCTTATACCAAAT GGAAGTGCCTCCTGTACTGCAATGGAGTGCTGGAGCCCCTGTATTTGTGCCCAAATGGCGCCCCCTGTGCCACCTGGTTTCAGGACCCCACCCGCTTCACTGGCACCATG GACGCCTTTGTGAAGATTGTGAGACACGAGGGCACCAGGACCCTGTGGAGCGGCCTCCCCGCCACCCT GGTGATGACTGTGCCAGCCACCGCCATCTACTTCACTGCCTACGACCAACTCAAGGCCTTCCTGTGTAGTCGAGCCCTCACCTCTGACTTCTATGCGCCCATGgtggctggggccctggcccgct TGGGCACCGTGACTGTGATCAGCCCCTTGGAGCTGGTACGGACGAAGCTACAGGCTCAGCATGTGTCATACCGGGAGTTGGGTGCCTGTGTCCGAGCTGCCATGGCTCAGGGTGGCTGGCGCTCActgtggctgggctggggccccaCCGCTCTTCGGGATGTGCCCTTTTCGG CCTTGTATTGGTTCAACTATGAGCTGATGAAGAGCTGGCTGAGTGGGCTCAGGCCAAAGGACCAGACGTCAGTGGGCATCAGCTTTGTGGCTGGCGGTATCTCAGGGACG gtgGCGGCCATCCTGACTCTACCCTTCGATGTGGCGAAGACTCAACGCCAGGTTGCGCTGGGAGCGGTGGAGGCAGTGAGAG TGTCGCCCCCACGCGCTGACTCCACCTGGCTGCTGCTGCGGAGGATCCGGGCTGAGTCTGGCACCAGGGGACTTTTCGCAG GCTTCCTCCCGAGGATCATCAAGGCCGCCCCGTCCTGTGCCATCATGATCAGCACCTACGAGCTGGGCAAAAGCTTCTTTCAGAGGCTCAACCTGGAGCAGCCTCTGGGCCCGTGA
- the SLC25A39 gene encoding mitochondrial glutathione transporter SLC25A39 isoform X1 gives MADQHPGGISPLQQMVASGAGAVVTSLFNPLSPAVTPLDVVKVRLQSQRPSVASELTPPTRFWSLSYTKLPSSLRPTGKCLLYCNGVLEPLYLCPNGAPCATWFQDPTRFTGTMDAFVKIVRHEGTRTLWSGLPATLVMTVPATAIYFTAYDQLKAFLCSRALTSDFYAPMVAGALARLGTVTVISPLELVRTKLQAQHVSYRELGACVRAAMAQGGWRSLWLGWGPTALRDVPFSALYWFNYELMKSWLSGLRPKDQTSVGISFVAGGISGTVAAILTLPFDVAKTQRQVALGAVEAVRVSPPRADSTWLLLRRIRAESGTRGLFAGFLPRIIKAAPSCAIMISTYELGKSFFQRLNLEQPLGP, from the exons ATGGCTGATCAGCATCCTGGGGGCATTAGCCCCCTCCAACAAATGGTGGCCTCGGGCGCTGGGGCTGTGGTCACCTCTCTCTTCA ACCCGCTCTCTCCCGCAGTGACCCCGCTGGACGTGGTGAAGGTTCGTCTGCAGTCTCAACGCCCCTCAGTGGCCAGCG AGCTGACGCCTCCCACCAGATTCTGGAGCCTCTCTTATACCAAAT TGCCCTCCTCTCTCCGACCCACAGGGAAGTGCCTCCTGTACTGCAATGGAGTGCTGGAGCCCCTGTATTTGTGCCCAAATGGCGCCCCCTGTGCCACCTGGTTTCAGGACCCCACCCGCTTCACTGGCACCATG GACGCCTTTGTGAAGATTGTGAGACACGAGGGCACCAGGACCCTGTGGAGCGGCCTCCCCGCCACCCT GGTGATGACTGTGCCAGCCACCGCCATCTACTTCACTGCCTACGACCAACTCAAGGCCTTCCTGTGTAGTCGAGCCCTCACCTCTGACTTCTATGCGCCCATGgtggctggggccctggcccgct TGGGCACCGTGACTGTGATCAGCCCCTTGGAGCTGGTACGGACGAAGCTACAGGCTCAGCATGTGTCATACCGGGAGTTGGGTGCCTGTGTCCGAGCTGCCATGGCTCAGGGTGGCTGGCGCTCActgtggctgggctggggccccaCCGCTCTTCGGGATGTGCCCTTTTCGG CCTTGTATTGGTTCAACTATGAGCTGATGAAGAGCTGGCTGAGTGGGCTCAGGCCAAAGGACCAGACGTCAGTGGGCATCAGCTTTGTGGCTGGCGGTATCTCAGGGACG gtgGCGGCCATCCTGACTCTACCCTTCGATGTGGCGAAGACTCAACGCCAGGTTGCGCTGGGAGCGGTGGAGGCAGTGAGAG TGTCGCCCCCACGCGCTGACTCCACCTGGCTGCTGCTGCGGAGGATCCGGGCTGAGTCTGGCACCAGGGGACTTTTCGCAG GCTTCCTCCCGAGGATCATCAAGGCCGCCCCGTCCTGTGCCATCATGATCAGCACCTACGAGCTGGGCAAAAGCTTCTTTCAGAGGCTCAACCTGGAGCAGCCTCTGGGCCCGTGA
- the SLC25A39 gene encoding mitochondrial glutathione transporter SLC25A39 isoform X2: protein MADQHPGGISPLQQMVASGAGAVVTSLFMTPLDVVKVRLQSQRPSVASELTPPTRFWSLSYTKLPSSLRPTGKCLLYCNGVLEPLYLCPNGAPCATWFQDPTRFTGTMDAFVKIVRHEGTRTLWSGLPATLVMTVPATAIYFTAYDQLKAFLCSRALTSDFYAPMVAGALARLGTVTVISPLELVRTKLQAQHVSYRELGACVRAAMAQGGWRSLWLGWGPTALRDVPFSALYWFNYELMKSWLSGLRPKDQTSVGISFVAGGISGTVAAILTLPFDVAKTQRQVALGAVEAVRVSPPRADSTWLLLRRIRAESGTRGLFAGFLPRIIKAAPSCAIMISTYELGKSFFQRLNLEQPLGP, encoded by the exons ATGGCTGATCAGCATCCTGGGGGCATTAGCCCCCTCCAACAAATGGTGGCCTCGGGCGCTGGGGCTGTGGTCACCTCTCTCTTCA TGACCCCGCTGGACGTGGTGAAGGTTCGTCTGCAGTCTCAACGCCCCTCAGTGGCCAGCG AGCTGACGCCTCCCACCAGATTCTGGAGCCTCTCTTATACCAAAT TGCCCTCCTCTCTCCGACCCACAGGGAAGTGCCTCCTGTACTGCAATGGAGTGCTGGAGCCCCTGTATTTGTGCCCAAATGGCGCCCCCTGTGCCACCTGGTTTCAGGACCCCACCCGCTTCACTGGCACCATG GACGCCTTTGTGAAGATTGTGAGACACGAGGGCACCAGGACCCTGTGGAGCGGCCTCCCCGCCACCCT GGTGATGACTGTGCCAGCCACCGCCATCTACTTCACTGCCTACGACCAACTCAAGGCCTTCCTGTGTAGTCGAGCCCTCACCTCTGACTTCTATGCGCCCATGgtggctggggccctggcccgct TGGGCACCGTGACTGTGATCAGCCCCTTGGAGCTGGTACGGACGAAGCTACAGGCTCAGCATGTGTCATACCGGGAGTTGGGTGCCTGTGTCCGAGCTGCCATGGCTCAGGGTGGCTGGCGCTCActgtggctgggctggggccccaCCGCTCTTCGGGATGTGCCCTTTTCGG CCTTGTATTGGTTCAACTATGAGCTGATGAAGAGCTGGCTGAGTGGGCTCAGGCCAAAGGACCAGACGTCAGTGGGCATCAGCTTTGTGGCTGGCGGTATCTCAGGGACG gtgGCGGCCATCCTGACTCTACCCTTCGATGTGGCGAAGACTCAACGCCAGGTTGCGCTGGGAGCGGTGGAGGCAGTGAGAG TGTCGCCCCCACGCGCTGACTCCACCTGGCTGCTGCTGCGGAGGATCCGGGCTGAGTCTGGCACCAGGGGACTTTTCGCAG GCTTCCTCCCGAGGATCATCAAGGCCGCCCCGTCCTGTGCCATCATGATCAGCACCTACGAGCTGGGCAAAAGCTTCTTTCAGAGGCTCAACCTGGAGCAGCCTCTGGGCCCGTGA